Proteins from a genomic interval of Nitrospina gracilis Nb-211:
- a CDS encoding radical SAM protein has protein sequence MPDTEIAKQAIASGPVVRPVSVLLIYPSTTSVALANLGFQRVHGLLNRLNGVVCDRYSLPEEWTPMTQALKPEATRSHEAGRMPLDFDLIAFSISFEPDYLNAVAILDYFGIPLDRRERGSKYPLIVAGGSALFINPEPLADIFDVGFIGEAEGMIEPFFDLYTQNDWRDPRELLEEAARLPGIYVPQFYTPEYAGDVQTALTPEPGVPERIPRHWVAEGDPALCTHSELHGETTAFRDMALMEVTRGCIWACRFCTAGFIYRPPREPDLDQTYESLERALAAQNQSASTIGLVGPSVTDHPHLLSLARRIVAEGKMLSFSSLRMETLTDELVDLILQSGQKTVTVAVDAPSERMRDVINKPASDDFVIDKCRFLTRKGVLHLKIYSIIGLPAEDDEDIDQFIELVKNIQKVYVEECSQRGNIGTVTIGVSPLVPKPGTPFQWHPMEPVGVLKKKFQKLRKVLGPLPNLHLSFGSPNEAYLQTYLSRGDRRALSFFEAFLKNGRDEKRALQSAVPHPDQFTYRQYQRDDFLPWDIVDHGYFPKFLWQDYQRGLRAKHTPVCDTATCKICGIC, from the coding sequence ATGCCCGATACGGAAATTGCGAAACAGGCGATTGCGTCTGGCCCGGTGGTGCGCCCGGTGAGTGTTCTGCTCATTTACCCCAGCACGACGAGCGTGGCGCTGGCGAACCTGGGTTTTCAGCGCGTGCACGGTCTGCTGAACCGCCTGAACGGCGTGGTGTGCGACCGCTACAGTTTGCCCGAGGAGTGGACGCCGATGACGCAGGCGCTGAAACCGGAGGCCACGCGCTCGCACGAGGCGGGGCGCATGCCCCTGGACTTCGACCTGATCGCGTTTTCGATTTCGTTCGAGCCGGATTACCTGAACGCCGTGGCGATCCTCGATTACTTCGGCATCCCGCTCGATCGCCGTGAGCGCGGCTCGAAGTACCCTCTCATTGTCGCCGGCGGATCGGCTCTGTTCATCAACCCGGAACCGCTGGCGGATATTTTCGACGTGGGCTTCATCGGCGAGGCCGAGGGCATGATCGAGCCGTTCTTCGATCTGTACACGCAAAACGACTGGCGCGATCCGCGCGAACTTTTGGAAGAGGCCGCGCGCCTGCCGGGCATTTACGTGCCGCAGTTCTACACGCCGGAGTACGCAGGCGACGTGCAGACCGCGCTGACCCCGGAGCCGGGTGTGCCGGAGCGCATTCCGCGTCACTGGGTTGCCGAGGGCGACCCGGCGCTGTGCACGCACTCGGAACTGCACGGCGAGACCACCGCGTTCCGCGACATGGCGTTGATGGAAGTGACGCGCGGGTGTATCTGGGCGTGCCGCTTCTGCACCGCGGGGTTCATCTACCGTCCGCCGCGTGAACCGGATCTGGACCAGACCTACGAATCTCTGGAACGTGCGCTCGCGGCGCAGAACCAGTCGGCTTCCACCATCGGCCTGGTCGGACCGTCGGTGACGGATCACCCGCACCTGCTGTCTTTGGCGCGGCGAATCGTCGCCGAGGGCAAGATGCTGTCGTTTTCGTCTTTACGTATGGAGACGCTGACCGACGAGCTGGTGGATTTGATTTTGCAGAGCGGGCAGAAAACGGTGACGGTGGCGGTGGACGCGCCGTCCGAGCGCATGCGCGACGTCATCAACAAACCCGCGTCCGACGACTTCGTCATCGACAAATGCCGTTTCCTGACAAGAAAGGGCGTTCTGCACCTCAAGATCTATTCGATCATCGGCCTGCCGGCGGAAGACGACGAGGATATCGACCAGTTCATCGAACTCGTGAAAAACATACAGAAGGTGTATGTGGAAGAATGCAGTCAGCGCGGCAACATCGGCACCGTGACCATCGGCGTGAGTCCCCTGGTGCCGAAACCGGGAACGCCGTTCCAGTGGCATCCGATGGAGCCGGTCGGTGTGCTCAAGAAGAAATTTCAGAAACTGCGGAAGGTGTTGGGTCCTCTGCCAAACCTGCATCTCAGCTTCGGTTCGCCCAATGAGGCGTACCTGCAAACTTACCTGTCGCGCGGCGACCGGCGGGCGCTGAGTTTTTTCGAAGCGTTTCTGAAAAACGGCCGCGATGAAAAGCGCGCGTTGCAGAGCGCCGTGCCGCATCCCGACCAGTTCACCTACCGCCAGTACCAGCGCGATGATTTTCTGCCGTGGGACATCGTGGACCACGGGTACTTCCCAAAATTCCTGTGGCAGGACTACCAGCGTGGCCTGCGTGCCAAGCACACACCCGTGTGCGACACGGCCACCTGCAAAATCTGCGGCATCTGTTGA
- a CDS encoding CDP-alcohol phosphatidyltransferase family protein, whose translation MQEASPDWSKMEKLPPGCGFFDINEIWYFPNRWAVKALYPLPVTANHITILALVSGLISAAFYFSEGEHALIWGAVFLYGKLFCDNVDGNLARLRGEESRLGRFLDSFSDFVVTVLVYAGVIWQVAREADHPGWIWTLGLLALVSALLHCSYWVYYYVSYTDLVGSYEKNRTDETITEEERRTYEKGDRGVLLYSLQRFHNFAYGWQDALIETLDRISRRFAHVPGNQKGYERWYGDAYFLIGMGPMCVCTNTMALIGFSLIDQLSLFLHLVLYLGNSYWVGLHVWKILRFKSSGVG comes from the coding sequence ATGCAGGAGGCCAGCCCCGACTGGAGCAAGATGGAGAAACTGCCGCCGGGGTGTGGTTTTTTCGACATCAACGAGATCTGGTACTTCCCCAACCGCTGGGCGGTGAAAGCGCTGTATCCTCTGCCTGTCACCGCCAACCACATTACAATCCTCGCCCTTGTTTCCGGGCTGATTTCCGCCGCGTTTTATTTTTCCGAGGGTGAGCACGCGCTCATCTGGGGTGCGGTGTTTCTTTATGGCAAGCTGTTCTGCGACAACGTGGACGGCAACCTGGCGCGCCTGCGTGGGGAGGAGTCGCGCCTCGGCCGCTTTCTCGATTCGTTTTCCGATTTCGTGGTGACGGTGCTGGTGTATGCGGGCGTCATTTGGCAGGTGGCGCGTGAAGCAGACCATCCGGGGTGGATCTGGACGCTGGGTCTGCTTGCACTGGTCAGCGCGCTGTTGCATTGCAGTTACTGGGTGTACTACTACGTGAGCTACACCGACCTCGTCGGCAGTTATGAAAAGAACCGCACCGATGAAACCATCACCGAAGAAGAGCGCCGTACTTATGAAAAAGGGGATCGCGGCGTGTTGTTATACAGTCTGCAACGCTTTCACAATTTTGCATATGGATGGCAGGATGCGTTGATAGAAACCCTCGATCGAATCAGCCGCAGGTTTGCCCATGTTCCCGGCAATCAGAAAGGGTATGAACGGTGGTACGGCGACGCCTATTTCCTAATAGGAATGGGGCCTATGTGTGTATGTACAAATACCATGGCTCTTATCGGATTTTCGCTGATTGACCAACTGTCCCTATTCCTTCATCTTGTATTGTACTTGGGAAACTCATATTGGGTAGGGTTGCATGTCTGGAAAATTCTACGATTCAAATCCTCCGGAGTTGGATAA